GCCCATCCGATCGAGGGCGTCGTTGCCGTGGTCGACCTGATCGGCGGCAAGGTTATCAATCTCACGGATGCCGATCCGATCGTGCCGATCCCGCGCAAGAAGCGGAACTACGGCGCGCACGAGGTCAAGAACCCGCGCACCGACATCAAGCCGCTGCATATTGAGCAACCGGAAGGTCCGAGCTTCAAGGTCGACGGCTGGAAAGTCGACTGGCAAAAATGGAGCTTTCGCGTTGGCTTCACGCCGCGCGAGGGCTTGGTGCTGCATCAGCTCGCCTATCAAGATGGCGCGCGCAAGCGTTCGCTGATCCATCGCGCCAGCATCACCGAGATGGTGGTGCCTTACGCCGATCCGACCGCGAACCATTTCTGGAAGTCGGCGTTCGATGCCGGCGAGTATGGGCTCGGCATGCTTGCGAACGCGCTCGAGCTCGGCTGCGACTGCCTCGGCAACATCCACTATTTCGACGTGCCGGCTGCCGACAACAAGGGCGATCCCTTCGTCATGCAGAACGCGATCTGCATGCATGAAGAAGACTATGGAATTGCCTGGAAACACTACGAATTCCGCAACGGCCTGTTCGAGGTTCGCAGGTCTCGGCGGCTCGTCATCTCGTTCTTTGCGACCGTCGGCAATTACGATTACGGCTTCTACTGGTACCTCTACCAGGACGGCACGATCCAGCTCGAGACCAAGCTCACGGGAATCATCCAGACCGCTGCCGTGCCATCAGGCGCGACGTACAAATGGGGCGGCATGGTCGACGACAATCTGGGCGGTCCCACGCACCAGCACTTCTTCAACGTGCGCATGCACATGGATCTCGATGGCGGCGGGAACACCGTGACTGAGCACGATTTCGTACCGCGGCCCTGGGGCGACGACAATCCGCATGGCAATGTCTTCGACACCACGACGCGCGTGCTGTCGCGCGAGCGCGACGCAGCTGCGGTCGCCAATGGCGAAACCGGCCGGTTCTGGAAGATCAGCAATCCCAACGAGACCAACTCGGTCGGCAACGCGCCGGCCTACAAGCTCGTCGTCAATCCGAGCCCGCTGATGCTGGCGCAGGAGGGCAGCTATGTGCGCAGGCGCGGCGGCTTCGCCACCAGACATGTATGGGTGACTGCATTCGACCCCGCTGAGAAATACGCGAGCGGCGACTATCCGAACGTCCATGCCGGCGGCGACGGCCTGCCGCGCTACGCCGCCCGTGACCGCAACATCGAGAATGCCGATATCGTGGTGTGGCACTCTTTCGGCCACACTCATGTCTGCAAGCCCGAGGACTTCCCGATCATGCCGGTCGAATATGCCGGCTTCCTGCTGAAGCCGACCGGTTTCTTCGCGGCCAACGCGGCCGGCGACATCCCGCCGGACCGCAACAGCCGCAGCGTGCTCGCGGGCGAGGAGACGGGCGGCGGCAGCTCATGCTGCCACAAGAGCTAGCCAGCCATCCTCGCCGTCATTGCGAGCGAAGCGAAGCAATCCAGAGTCTATCCGCAACGACAGTCTGGATTGCTTCGCTACGCTCGCAATGACGAGATTGAAGCAGCGCGCTTCCATCTCTGTCCGACGGCCCGGCTCGCAGCCCGGCCGCCGATCAGAACGGATAATGCCGCGGTCCGGTCTGCACGGTGATCCAGCGCAGCTCGGTGAACTCGTCGATGGCCGCCTTGCCGCCGAAGCGACCGTAGCCGGACGCCTTGGTGCCGCCGAACGGCATCTGCGGCTCGTCGTGCACGGTGGGCGCGTTGACGTGACAGATGCCGGCCTCGATCCGCTTGGCAACGCCGAGGGCGCGCGCGATGTCGCGGCCGAACACGGCGGAGGAGAGGCCGTATTCGGTATCGTTGGCGACCCGCACGGCCTCGTCGATTCCGCTGACGCGGACCACGGTCACGACCGGACCAAAGCTTTCCTCGCCGTAGATGCGCATCGCCGGCGTGACGTGATCGACGATGGTGGCCGGCATGATGGTGCCGCTCCCGTGTCCGCCCGCCGCAACCACCGCGCCCTTGGCAACGGCATCATCAACCAGGCCCTTGACGCGGTCGCAGGCAGCAGCACTGACAAGCGAGCCGAGGACGACATTGCCCTTGCTTGGATCCCCGAAAGGAAGCCCCTTTGCCTTGGCGGCGAATTTGGCGACGAAGGCATCCGCGACCTTGTCGTCGACGACGATCCGCTCCGTCGACATGCAGATCTGACCCTGATTCATGAAGGCGCCGAAGGCGGCCGCGTTCACGGCCGCGTCGAGATCGGCGTCGTCGAGGATGACCAGCGGGGCCTTGCCGCCGAGTTCCAGCAGCGCGCGCTTGAGATGCTTGGCGCAAGCGAGCGCAATGAGGCGGCCGACCCGGGTCGAGCCGGTGAAGTTGACGCGGCGGATCGCGGGATGGGCGATCAGCGCCTCGACCACGGCCTGCGCATCCTCCGGCGCATTGGTCACGACATTGACGACGCCGTCACCGAGCCCGGCTTCGACGAGGCAGCTTCCGATCAGGCGGTGCACGCCAGGGCTCATCTCGGAGGCCTTCAGCACCACGGTGTTGCCGCAAGCAAGCGGCATCGCAACGGAACGCACGCCAAGGATCACCGGTGCGTTCCAGGGCGCAATGCCGAGCACGACGCCGACCGGCTGGCGGAAGGCCATGGCGAGATTGTCGGGCTTGTCGGTCGGAATGACCTCGCCGGATATCTGCGTCGTCATTGCTGCGGCTTCGCGCAGCATGCCCTCGGCAAGATGCACGTTGAAGCCGGCCCAGCCCGCGGTGGCACCGGTCTCGGCGACCATCAGCGCCGTGAACTCCGCCGCCCGGCGCGCGAGGGTGTCGGCGGCAGCGCTGAGCCGCTTGCGGCGCTCGGACGGACCGAGCTGCGACCAGGCCGGAAAGGCCGCGGCCGCAGCGTCGGCAGCGCGCATCGCGTCGTCGATCGAGGCCGCCGCGACGATGGATGCGATCTCGCCGGAGATCGGGTTGTGACGCTGGAAGGTGCGCTGATTGCTGGCAGACTGGTTCTTGCCGCCGATGAGAAGGTCGATTGCGTTCATGGAGTCCTCCATGGGTTGCTGGGGTAACTATTTCGGGGTGGATACGGCGCGCGCCTTGCCGAGATAGGCACGCTGGATCTCGGGATCGTTCTTCATCGCGCTGGCCAGCCCGCTGCCGGCGTTGCGCCCGGACTCGATCAGGTAAACGCGATCGGCGATGTCGAGGCTTGCCCGGGCATTCTGCTCGACCAGCAGGACGCCGACGCCGCTGGCGCGGATCTGCGTCAGCGCGCGAAACATCTCACGGCTGAGCAGAGGCGACAGGCCGAGCGAGGGCTCGTCCAGGAGGAGGAGCAGCGGGTTCGACATCAGCGCGCGGCCGATCGCCACCATCTGCTGCTCTCCGCCGCTCATGGTGCGCACGGCCTGGGTCATGCGCTCGGCCAGGCGTGGGAACAGCTGCAGGATGTTTGCGAGCCGGGCTGCTTCGCCTGCCCGGGCCCGGGCAGGGTAGGCGCCGAGCTGCAAATTCTCGGCGACCGTCAGCTCGCCGAAGACGCCGCGGCCTTCGGGCACCAAAGCGATGCCGCGCTCCACGATCAAATGGGCCGGCAATTCGCCGATGTTCTGTCCCTCGAACCGGATCGTTGCGCCCCGGGCGGGCCTGACCAACCCGGCGATGCTTTTGAGCAGGGTCGACTTGCCGGCACCGTTGGCGCCGAGGATCGCGACGATCTCGCCTTGACCGATGCCGAGCCCAATATCGGCCAGGGCCTGGTGCTTGCCATAGAAATGGGAGAGGGCGGCGACCTCAAGCATCGTCGCCTCCGAGATAGGCGGCGACGACTTTTGGATCGGCCAAAACCTCGTCCGGAGCACCGCGCGCGATCACGCTGCCGGCGTTCATGACGATGCAACGGCCGCACAACGCGCGGATGGCATCCATGACATGTTCGACCATGATGATGGTGAGGCCGCGCTCGCGCAGCTTTGCGATCAGCGCGATGCCGGTCTCGAGCTCGCTCGGATTGAGGCCCGCCAGCCATTCGTCGAGCAGCACGAGGCGCGGCTGCAGCGCCAGCGCGCGGGCAAGCTCCAGACGCTTTTGATCGATATAGGTCAATTCGCCCGCTTGCGCTTCGTGCATGGTGCCGAGCCCGACCAGGTCCAGCAGTTCGCTTGCCGTTGCGTCCGAGCCGTTCGACGTAGAGAACAGCCGCGCCGCCGCGACGTTCTCGGCGACGGTGAGGTCCGGCATCACGCGCACCAGCTGGAAGGTGCGGGCAAGGCCCAGTCGCGCGATCTGGTGTGCTCGCAGACCATTGAGCACGGTGCCACTAAACCGGATCGTGCCCGACGAGGGCTTCAAGGCGCCGGACAGCGTATTGAGAAGCGTGGTCTTGCCGGAGCCGTTCGGGCCGATGACGCCGATGATCTCGCCGGGGGCGACCGTGAAGCTGACGCCATCGACCGCGCGCAGTCCGCTGAACGACTTGCTGACGCCGTCAACCGCAAGCAGCGGAGCACCCATGGTGCGGGCGGAAGCCGCCGCCGGGCCTCCAGCCGGGACGCGCCAGCGCCCGCCCCCGAACAGTCCGATCACCCCGTTCGGCAGCACCATGACGATGAGCACGAAGATGAGGCCGAGTACGATGCTGAAATGATTGGGCAGCGTCGCTGTCAGAACCTCGAACAGCAGGACCAGCGGGATGACACCGAGTACGGGGCCGAACAGCGAGCCTGCGCCGCCCAGCAAGGCCATGATGACGACCTGGAACGAAATGGTCGGATTGAACGCGATGGCCGGATCGATATAGGTCCAGCGCGGCGCCATCACCGCGCCGGTCATCGCCATGAATGTCGCGCTCAGGATGAACACGCCGAGCTTGACCCGCGTCGCATCGATGCCGGAATGGCTGGCCGCGGTCTCGTCGGCGCCGATGGCGCGCAGGGCAAGCCCATAGCGCGAGCGCCCGAGCAACCAGCCGACTGAGAAGACGAGCGCCGTCAGGCCCAGGAGCTGCCAGTAGAGAATGTCCTGCGTCACGGCACTGAAGAGATAGCGGCCGACCGATTTGTGGATGTTGACCTCGTACCAGATCACGAGTTGCCGGATCAGCTCGGCAAGTCCGAAGGAGAAGATCACGAAATAGATGCCCGATAGCCGCAGCGTCGAGAGGCCGGTGATTGCGGCGGTGAGGGCGCCTATTCCCGCCGCGGCCAGCAGCACGACGGGCCAGGGCATGGTCTCGCCGAGCACCGCGGCGGTGTAGGCGCCAAGGCCGAAGAAGGCGACGGTCGCAAGCGAGATGTAGCGGGTGGGACCTGAGAACATCGCCCAGGCCGTCGCCAGGATCGTGAAATAGAGAACACTGATGCCGAGTGCGAGATAATAGCCGTTGGCAAAGAGCGGATAGGTGATAACAGCCGCAGCCACGGCAAGGCCGGCACCCCACAGCAATGTCCGGACGAGCGGCGTCATGACGTAGCTCTCCCGAACAGACCGGTCGGCTTGATCAGGAGCACGCCGAGAAACAGCGCGTAGGTGGCCGCCAGCGTCAGGCCCGGGTCGACCAGCCGCGCCACTGCGGTTTCGACCACACCGAGCAGCAGTCCCGCAACCAGCGCGCCCATGACATTGCCGACGCCGCCCATGATGACGACGACCAGCGCCTTCATGGTGAAGACCACGCCGATGGCGGCATTGAAGGTGAGGAACATGCTGACCAGCACGCCGCCGATGGCGACGAGGCCGCCGCCGAATGCAAAGGCCAGCCCCGACAGCGCCGCCACGTCGATCCCCACCAGGCGCGCGGCATTCGCGTCCACTGCGATGGCGCGGACGGCGGTCCCGATCCGGGTGCGGGTGAGGGCGAGATACACGGCGCCGCCGACCAGTGCCGCGAACAGCAACGCGACCAGGCGATTGACCGCAAGCGTCGAGCCCATGATCGTCAGTGGAATGGAGAGATAGCTATAGCTGTAATACTGGCCGCCGAAGGCGACCAGCATGGCGCCCTGGATCACGAACAAGATGCCGAAAGTGACGAGGATGCTGTCGATCTCCTGCGCGCCTCTGTCCTTGCCCCGCCGCATCAGTCGCTCGAGCAAGAAGCGGTAGAGCAGCCAGTTCAACACCATCGCGACGGGGACGGCCAATAGCAGCGCAGCCAGCGGGCTGAGGCCGAGGCCGCTGTAGAGCGAGAACGCGCCAAAGGCGGCCGCGACCAGCGACTCGCCGTAGGACAGATTCATGATCCGCGCCACGCCATATTGCAGCGTCAGCCCAAGCGCGATCAGCGCGTACATGCCGCCAAGCACGAGGCCCGGCAGGACGATGTCGACAACCAGCATGAAACAGGGTTCCTAGTGGACGGCGGCAGGCCGCGCAGCGCGGGGCCCGCCCGCCAGCCTTACTGCCACTGCGCCTTCGGCACGACCGGCGCACGCGCGCCCGGAAGCGAGGCGGGCGCGAGAGCGTAGAATTCGCCGTTCTGCCACTGGCCGACGCTCCAGACCTCCTGGAGCAGACCGTCCTTCAGCTTGACCTTGCCGATGATGGTGTCGAACGTTCCTGCGCGGATCTCGGCCGCGACTGCGGCGCGATCGAGCTTGCCGACTTTCTCGATCGCCT
This genomic stretch from Bradyrhizobium sp. CCGB12 harbors:
- a CDS encoding primary-amine oxidase, whose product is MLDTANAKSPVRSASPHPLDPLTTEEITAACTLVRAAAASPENCRFPTVRLEEPTKQELAADRAGRRAFALTLDITTGEAIEHIVDLARNEIIARKVIPNREAPYGQPPVMLEEFFKCEAVVKADPRWRAAMVRRGLTDKDIELVQVDPFSSGFFDFEYERGTRIVRAVSFFREHPQDNGYAHPIEGVVAVVDLIGGKVINLTDADPIVPIPRKKRNYGAHEVKNPRTDIKPLHIEQPEGPSFKVDGWKVDWQKWSFRVGFTPREGLVLHQLAYQDGARKRSLIHRASITEMVVPYADPTANHFWKSAFDAGEYGLGMLANALELGCDCLGNIHYFDVPAADNKGDPFVMQNAICMHEEDYGIAWKHYEFRNGLFEVRRSRRLVISFFATVGNYDYGFYWYLYQDGTIQLETKLTGIIQTAAVPSGATYKWGGMVDDNLGGPTHQHFFNVRMHMDLDGGGNTVTEHDFVPRPWGDDNPHGNVFDTTTRVLSRERDAAAVANGETGRFWKISNPNETNSVGNAPAYKLVVNPSPLMLAQEGSYVRRRGGFATRHVWVTAFDPAEKYASGDYPNVHAGGDGLPRYAARDRNIENADIVVWHSFGHTHVCKPEDFPIMPVEYAGFLLKPTGFFAANAAGDIPPDRNSRSVLAGEETGGGSSCCHKS
- a CDS encoding branched-chain amino acid ABC transporter permease, whose amino-acid sequence is MLVVDIVLPGLVLGGMYALIALGLTLQYGVARIMNLSYGESLVAAAFGAFSLYSGLGLSPLAALLLAVPVAMVLNWLLYRFLLERLMRRGKDRGAQEIDSILVTFGILFVIQGAMLVAFGGQYYSYSYLSIPLTIMGSTLAVNRLVALLFAALVGGAVYLALTRTRIGTAVRAIAVDANAARLVGIDVAALSGLAFAFGGGLVAIGGVLVSMFLTFNAAIGVVFTMKALVVVIMGGVGNVMGALVAGLLLGVVETAVARLVDPGLTLAATYALFLGVLLIKPTGLFGRATS
- a CDS encoding ABC transporter ATP-binding protein, coding for MLEVAALSHFYGKHQALADIGLGIGQGEIVAILGANGAGKSTLLKSIAGLVRPARGATIRFEGQNIGELPAHLIVERGIALVPEGRGVFGELTVAENLQLGAYPARARAGEAARLANILQLFPRLAERMTQAVRTMSGGEQQMVAIGRALMSNPLLLLLDEPSLGLSPLLSREMFRALTQIRASGVGVLLVEQNARASLDIADRVYLIESGRNAGSGLASAMKNDPEIQRAYLGKARAVSTPK
- a CDS encoding ATP-binding cassette domain-containing protein, whose product is MTPLVRTLLWGAGLAVAAAVITYPLFANGYYLALGISVLYFTILATAWAMFSGPTRYISLATVAFFGLGAYTAAVLGETMPWPVVLLAAAGIGALTAAITGLSTLRLSGIYFVIFSFGLAELIRQLVIWYEVNIHKSVGRYLFSAVTQDILYWQLLGLTALVFSVGWLLGRSRYGLALRAIGADETAASHSGIDATRVKLGVFILSATFMAMTGAVMAPRWTYIDPAIAFNPTISFQVVIMALLGGAGSLFGPVLGVIPLVLLFEVLTATLPNHFSIVLGLIFVLIVMVLPNGVIGLFGGGRWRVPAGGPAAASARTMGAPLLAVDGVSKSFSGLRAVDGVSFTVAPGEIIGVIGPNGSGKTTLLNTLSGALKPSSGTIRFSGTVLNGLRAHQIARLGLARTFQLVRVMPDLTVAENVAAARLFSTSNGSDATASELLDLVGLGTMHEAQAGELTYIDQKRLELARALALQPRLVLLDEWLAGLNPSELETGIALIAKLRERGLTIIMVEHVMDAIRALCGRCIVMNAGSVIARGAPDEVLADPKVVAAYLGGDDA
- a CDS encoding aldehyde dehydrogenase, translating into MNAIDLLIGGKNQSASNQRTFQRHNPISGEIASIVAAASIDDAMRAADAAAAAFPAWSQLGPSERRKRLSAAADTLARRAAEFTALMVAETGATAGWAGFNVHLAEGMLREAAAMTTQISGEVIPTDKPDNLAMAFRQPVGVVLGIAPWNAPVILGVRSVAMPLACGNTVVLKASEMSPGVHRLIGSCLVEAGLGDGVVNVVTNAPEDAQAVVEALIAHPAIRRVNFTGSTRVGRLIALACAKHLKRALLELGGKAPLVILDDADLDAAVNAAAFGAFMNQGQICMSTERIVVDDKVADAFVAKFAAKAKGLPFGDPSKGNVVLGSLVSAAACDRVKGLVDDAVAKGAVVAAGGHGSGTIMPATIVDHVTPAMRIYGEESFGPVVTVVRVSGIDEAVRVANDTEYGLSSAVFGRDIARALGVAKRIEAGICHVNAPTVHDEPQMPFGGTKASGYGRFGGKAAIDEFTELRWITVQTGPRHYPF